From the Solibacillus sp. FSL R5-0449 genome, one window contains:
- the atpA gene encoding F0F1 ATP synthase subunit alpha — protein sequence MGIKAEEISSLIKQQIEGYQSELKVSEVGTVITVGDGIARAHGLDNAMAGELLEFSNGVMGMAQNLEEGNVGIVILGDYLGIKEGDEVRRTGRIMEVPVGEELIGRVVNPLGMPVDGLGPINTTKSRPIESPAFGVMARKSVHEPLQTGIKAIDALVPIGRGQRELIIGDRQVGKTSVAIDTILNQQGEDMICIYVAIGQKESTVRNVVETLRKHGALDYTIVVTASASQPAPLLYLAPFAGVSMAEEFMLDGKHVLIVYDDLTKQASAYRELSLLLRRPPGREAYPGDVFYLHSRLLERAAKLNETYKNGSITALPFVETQAGDISAYIPTNVISITDGQIFLQSDLFNSGVRPAINAGLSVSRVGGSAQIKAMKKVAGTLRLDLAAFRELESFAQFGSDLDAITLAKLERGKRTVEVLKQDLNKPLKVEKQVAILYALTKGHLDDIPVQDIVRFENEFLSWLDTNHTNVLDHVRTTKELAPDAEYVEAINAFKKTFAKSE from the coding sequence ATGGGCATCAAAGCTGAAGAAATCAGCAGTCTGATTAAACAGCAGATTGAAGGTTATCAATCGGAATTAAAAGTAAGCGAAGTAGGTACAGTTATCACTGTTGGTGACGGTATCGCTCGTGCTCATGGCCTCGACAACGCCATGGCTGGAGAGCTTTTAGAGTTCTCAAACGGTGTTATGGGTATGGCACAAAACCTAGAAGAAGGTAACGTTGGTATCGTAATTTTAGGAGACTACCTAGGCATCAAAGAAGGCGATGAGGTTCGTCGTACAGGTCGTATTATGGAAGTACCAGTTGGTGAAGAACTAATTGGCCGTGTTGTAAACCCACTTGGTATGCCAGTGGATGGATTAGGTCCAATCAACACAACAAAATCTCGTCCAATCGAAAGTCCAGCTTTCGGTGTAATGGCACGTAAATCAGTACATGAGCCATTACAAACAGGTATCAAAGCGATCGACGCTTTAGTACCAATCGGTCGTGGTCAACGTGAGTTAATCATCGGTGACCGTCAAGTTGGTAAAACATCTGTAGCGATCGATACTATCTTAAACCAACAAGGCGAAGATATGATTTGTATCTACGTTGCAATTGGTCAAAAAGAATCAACTGTACGTAACGTTGTTGAAACTTTACGTAAACACGGTGCTTTAGATTACACAATCGTTGTAACTGCTTCTGCATCACAACCAGCTCCATTACTATACCTTGCTCCTTTCGCAGGTGTATCTATGGCAGAAGAATTCATGTTAGATGGTAAGCACGTATTAATCGTGTATGATGACTTAACTAAACAAGCATCAGCATACCGTGAACTTTCACTTCTTCTACGCCGTCCTCCAGGTCGTGAAGCTTACCCTGGTGACGTATTCTACTTACACAGCCGTCTACTTGAGCGTGCTGCGAAGTTAAACGAAACATACAAAAACGGTTCGATTACAGCGCTTCCATTCGTAGAAACGCAAGCGGGCGATATCTCTGCATATATCCCAACAAACGTAATCTCAATCACAGATGGTCAAATCTTCTTACAATCTGACTTATTCAACTCTGGTGTACGTCCAGCGATCAACGCCGGTTTATCAGTATCACGTGTAGGTGGTTCTGCTCAAATCAAAGCGATGAAAAAAGTAGCTGGTACATTACGTCTTGACTTAGCAGCATTCCGTGAGTTAGAGTCATTCGCTCAGTTCGGTTCTGACTTAGACGCAATCACACTTGCTAAATTAGAGCGTGGTAAACGTACTGTTGAAGTTTTAAAACAAGACTTAAACAAACCACTTAAAGTTGAAAAACAAGTTGCGATCCTTTATGCATTAACTAAAGGTCACTTAGATGATATTCCAGTACAAGACATCGTTCGTTTCGAAAACGAATTCTTAAGCTGGTTAGATACAAACCACACAAATGTTTTAGATCATGTTCGTACAACTAAAGAACTTGCTCCAGACGCAGAGTATGTTGAAGCAATTAATGCGTTCAAAAAGACTTTCGCTAAATCTGAGTAA